The sequence below is a genomic window from Desulfobacterales bacterium.
CCCCCGAAATCACCGGGTATCATCCAGGAAATTTTATATTTGCTATAAGCCAATCGCTTAAGTTAACGACATTGACTGGTACATGCAAACTTCGCCGGCTCATCCAGTGACCGCAAGTTTTTTAAAATCTGGCAGCAGCACCCGCAGCACATGCAGATGTTGAGCGGTTTCTTGGAATTGCCGGGTTGCAAAACAAGTCCTGCTTCGATTCCGGATTTTAAGATTGCCATGGCCTCTTCCTGGGTTATCGAGCGGCCGATTCCGTTTTCCTCGTAGAAGTAGGCGCCGCCGCCGAAAATCAGGCAGGTTTCTTCGGGTTTGTCGCACCCTTTTCCAACTATTTTATGCTCTTTTCTGCAGATGCAGGGCGCTACGATTATTTTTGACTGAGCCCGGATAATCTCTTCGGCTTTTTCATACGGCATGATGTTCATCTCCGCACTCACACTTGCAGAAACAGGAATAACACGAAGCTGCTGGGTTTTTAATTTTAACTGGGTGTTCATCAGATGCGGTACATATTCGTTGAAGTCCTTGATCAACCCCTCATCTAAATCATTAACATGGTATTCCCATATCCCGACAACAAACTGGGCGGCCATGTACAGGGTTTGCCCGCCTTTAGCAGATCGCAGGATAAGCCCCTTTTTTGACATGTCCGCCAGCAGTTGGGCCGTTTCCGCCTCCGGCAGGCCGACCCGCTCGGCAATCGCAGAAGCCGGCTCCAGCATCATTGAAAGATTTACCGCAACTTCAGCCTCCTGGGGGGTAAACAGCCGTTTTAAAATCCTGATTTCGACTCCGGATTCTGTGGCCGGAAAGCCTCCCGGCAAATTATCCAAATGTTTCGCCAGCTTTTTGAAAACAGCATCCATATCCATCTCCTTGTTTATTGGTTTAAATGCGCCGAGTTTATAAGCTATTCAAATATTTTTTCATCAGCAGCATCAGCTTCTCCGGCGTCTTTTTCATAATCGCGTGATAAGCCGGCCTTTTTCATCTGGCCATATTGCCGATACCATTCATTTGCGATGACCATTGCCATCACCTCACTTGTTCCGGTCCAGATAGAGGACAGCCGCAGATCTCTATAGATGCGTTCGACGGGAAAAATATTGGTGTACCCGATGCCGCCCATTACCTGCATCGAATTATGCACAACCTTCTGACATGCTTCTGTTACGAATTTCTTGGTTTCTGAAACCAACATGCGGATGCGCCCGGGGTCGATTTTGTCATCCACCGCCCGGGAAGTCGTATAGATCATGGCGCGTGAGACATCCAGCAGCATGGCCGCTTCAGCTATTTGAAAACTGACGCCCTGGTACTGATTGATCGTTTTGCCAAAAGCCTTTCTTCGGGTCGTATAGCCGGTTGCAATTTCCAAGGCCGGCCTTGCGGCGCCGACTGTCATCGCTGCGGTCCCTAGCCGCTCGGGAATCATCATGGTATTGAAAACATCATAGGCGCCATTCAACCTGCCGACAATGTTCTGTTTTGGAACCTTCACGTTTTTAAAAACAAGCCGTCCGGCACCCCCGCCCCGACATCCCAAAAGTCCATAAATATATTTGACTTCAACTCCCGGACCTCGGTCGACTATAAAACAGGTCAACGCCTTATGGGGCTCTGCCGAAGGATCTGTGCGGGCATACACCAGAAAATAGTCCGCACCTTCAGCTCCGACAATAAATCTTTTTTGGCCGGTAATCAGAAAATAATCGCCCCTATTCTCCGCAATGGTCGATGTCCCAAAAAAATCAGAGCCACCGCGGGGTTCGGTCAGGCATTCGGCTGCAAAAATTTCTCCCCGCAGCAGGGGACTCATATATTTTTCTTTCTGCTCATCCGTACCGTGCTGACAAATTGCATCGCAAACCAGCTCCGCCCCAACCCCAAATACACAGGCAAAAATATATCCAAGCGTTCCGACCTCTTCCATTACCATACAGGTGGTAACCCAGTCCAGTCCTCTTCCGCCCCATTTTTCGGGATAACGGCACCCCATCAGGTTGCGCCTGCCGGCTTCCTGTAAAAACGATTTGGGGAAACGTATTTTATCATTGTCCATGTCCAAAATCATCTCCCGGGGAACCCACCGGACAAAATCACGTATTTCATCACGTATTTTTTTTGCTTTACCGGACAACAGATAATCCATCATAATCTACCCCCAATACGAATGTTGTTCTCGAATTACCGCCTTAAGTACTATCTTTAACATTATGGGCAATCAACTTTCTGCTTTAAATCTTTCACATATTCCGGCTGCAACGGGATTTTACCATACCCCCCGGGCAGGTCAATCATATAAGACGGAATACAAAGGCTCGATGCATCGGTTTGCAGGCGCTTTAAAATATCAATACCGGTTTGAACTGATGTTCGAAAATGAGCAGCCCCCTTAACAAGATCGACTTGGTGTAGGTAATAGGGCTTTACCCTTAATCTTAATAATTTCAGCATCAGCTCCCTCATGACCGCCTCGTTATCGTTTACCCCTTTCAGCAAAACAGTCTGGCAGCCCAACGGAATCCCTGCATCGGCGAGCCGTATGCAGGCCTCCGCCGCAGCACCCGTAATCTCGGTCGGATGATTAAAATGGGTGTTGATGTATACAGGGTGATATTTTTTGATGATATTGACCAGGGCAAAGGTCACCCGTTGCGGCAGTGAAGAGGGCGTCCGGGTATGGATGCGAATAATATCAATGTGGGGGATGGCCCGCAACTGCATTAAAATCCAGTTTATGACATCGTCGTCCAGCAGGAGCGGATCTCCCCCGGAAAGTATGACCTCGTTTATATTATTGTTTTTTCTGATGTATGCGATTCCATTGTTGATGCTTTTGCTGTTGATGGGCTGAGAACTCCCGAGTTTGCGCTTGCGCATGCAATAGCGACAAAACATTGCGCACTGGTTCGACACCATAAAAAGGACCCGGCCGGGATAACGGTGAATCAGGTTCGGTACCGGTGACTGGATTTCTTCAAAAAGCGGATCATCGGAATAAAAATCGCTTTCAATTTCTTTTACATCGGGGACAGCCTGCTTCCAGATGGCATCATTTTTTTTCTGAATTAAAGACAAAAAATAGGGGTTGATTCGCATGGGATAAAGGGAGGTTACGTTCTGAAGTCCGGCGCTATCTATATCAAAATATTTTTCAAGCTGATCCACCGAAACGATACTTTTTGCGAGAATTTCCTTCCAGCTTTGACAAAAATTTAACGCGGAGGATATTTTTTCATTATCCACTAACATACTATATTCCATACGAATTCATATATGACCCGGGTATCATTCCCGATTAATTAATTGACGAATTCATTATTTGCTCGGTGAACAGGC
It includes:
- a CDS encoding 4Fe-4S ferredoxin, with amino-acid sequence MDAVFKKLAKHLDNLPGGFPATESGVEIRILKRLFTPQEAEVAVNLSMMLEPASAIAERVGLPEAETAQLLADMSKKGLILRSAKGGQTLYMAAQFVVGIWEYHVNDLDEGLIKDFNEYVPHLMNTQLKLKTQQLRVIPVSASVSAEMNIMPYEKAEEIIRAQSKIIVAPCICRKEHKIVGKGCDKPEETCLIFGGGAYFYEENGIGRSITQEEAMAILKSGIEAGLVLQPGNSKKPLNICMCCGCCCQILKNLRSLDEPAKFACTSQCR
- a CDS encoding acyl-CoA/acyl-ACP dehydrogenase, with product MMDYLLSGKAKKIRDEIRDFVRWVPREMILDMDNDKIRFPKSFLQEAGRRNLMGCRYPEKWGGRGLDWVTTCMVMEEVGTLGYIFACVFGVGAELVCDAICQHGTDEQKEKYMSPLLRGEIFAAECLTEPRGGSDFFGTSTIAENRGDYFLITGQKRFIVGAEGADYFLVYARTDPSAEPHKALTCFIVDRGPGVEVKYIYGLLGCRGGGAGRLVFKNVKVPKQNIVGRLNGAYDVFNTMMIPERLGTAAMTVGAARPALEIATGYTTRRKAFGKTINQYQGVSFQIAEAAMLLDVSRAMIYTTSRAVDDKIDPGRIRMLVSETKKFVTEACQKVVHNSMQVMGGIGYTNIFPVERIYRDLRLSSIWTGTSEVMAMVIANEWYRQYGQMKKAGLSRDYEKDAGEADAADEKIFE
- a CDS encoding KamA family radical SAM protein; this translates as MLVDNEKISSALNFCQSWKEILAKSIVSVDQLEKYFDIDSAGLQNVTSLYPMRINPYFLSLIQKKNDAIWKQAVPDVKEIESDFYSDDPLFEEIQSPVPNLIHRYPGRVLFMVSNQCAMFCRYCMRKRKLGSSQPINSKSINNGIAYIRKNNNINEVILSGGDPLLLDDDVINWILMQLRAIPHIDIIRIHTRTPSSLPQRVTFALVNIIKKYHPVYINTHFNHPTEITGAAAEACIRLADAGIPLGCQTVLLKGVNDNEAVMRELMLKLLRLRVKPYYLHQVDLVKGAAHFRTSVQTGIDILKRLQTDASSLCIPSYMIDLPGGYGKIPLQPEYVKDLKQKVDCP